In the Malaya genurostris strain Urasoe2022 chromosome 1, Malgen_1.1, whole genome shotgun sequence genome, one interval contains:
- the LOC131426487 gene encoding uncharacterized protein LOC131426487 — MDFIKSLLPPLRMPKLRKLKHWNGGSILNLNQLTSLASRSRHVGTVISSTSGSISRPAPVTVPSVGTTAKGHSRKRSEISTISATVKTTPSGNYGLYALKCDRSAAKRGILLSLPRRISTVGSSGSSFHSEVMVHEKFSPCKRNVIEPPPRRKRFRKRLQELEQHQQRQPPTIYLGDQMLERNRSELFRIAERGSKENLDRRQQPWLPPSARDIASGRRARSADNILTVQQQQQQGYAAGKESDSDEAEELPIRSWNGTRGFTRSGLKYSSSMESDLDDFGRVRKMTRGRLRLASDFSIDNGSEKIEVRYHANGGGGGGSTESEEITHMVPLPTRVTALRQEKVKPKSVPKSVKVERLITRKVEPIVSARDCEADFKPLAAVLQETVKSSDLKRKWFNEFLSESDEEPVKCKQSVLAEMHHQQHSSESLSKRFALVEKFDKQLEALERGRARFSSQDSMESVNIFKKPSADFDEFDTMFDGDRKPLESIRKNVTLNDQIVYINRKSNLRFSSSSFDSEGKPPVPSPPPPRSPPVDHLPTKSTVQIQDDKHLQRVRYVTSPSPSRSFDVDNNNLVLPLNVINSTDVGKCFTEQTEPPKMTMTTTTNQNGLGYYRTYNQSSNDHIPCNLNNNTQPNYSEPGTATIGSGTSSASDGSVFIVGETFKRATTEPNIQPETVPIRRYVNYKFDDFGHTDNDGSSSSDGKAVAPVEPLATLVEPLRTRPLRTFNIYDFHADCYNEEGVVII; from the exons ATGGATTTTATTAAAA GTCTTCTGCCGCCTTTGAGGATGCCTAAGCTGAGAAAACTAAAACACTGGAACGGAGGCTCCATTCTCAATCTGAATCAACTGACCAGTTTGGCCTCCCGCAGCAGACACGTCGGAACGGTCATTTCCTCAACTTCCGGTAGCATTTCGCGACCAGCACCGGTGACGGTTCCGAGTGTCGGAACCACTGCCAAGGGACACTCACGGAAACGATCGGAGATCTCGACCATCTCGGCAACGGTCAAGACTACCCCCTCCGGGAACTACGGTTTGTACGCACTGAAGTGCGATCGAAGTGCAGCAAAGCGTGGGATTCTCTTGAGTCTTCCGAGAAGAATTTCGACGGTCGGCAGTAGCGGTAGTAGCTTCCATTCGGAAGTGATGGTTCATGAGAAGTTTTCCCCCTGCAAGCGTAATGTGATAGAACCGCCTCCACGGCGGAAACGGTTCCGGAAGCGACTGCAGGAACTGGAACAACACCAGCAACGCCAACCGCCAACGATTTACCTGGGAGATCAAATGCTGGAGCGGAACCGCAGCGAGCTGTTCCGGATTGCCGAGCGGGGATCCAAGGAGAACCTGGATCGGCGACAACAACCGTGGCTTCCGCCGTCAGCTCGGGACATCGCTAGCGGCAGGAGAGCTCGATCGGCGGATAACATATTGAcggtgcagcagcagcagcagcaggggTACGCCGCGGGAAAGGAAAGCGACAGTGACGAAGCGGAAGAACTACCGATTAGATCGTGGAATGGGACACGAGGTTTTACCCGGTCCGGATTGAAGTACAGCTCCAGTATGGAGAGCGATTTGGACGATTTCGGTCGAGTTCGGAAGATGACCCGAGGGCGGCTACGATTGGCcagtgatttttcgatcgataaTGGCTCCGAGAAGATTGAGGTTCGTTACCATGCCaatggcggcggcggcggcggcagtACGGAGAGTGAAGAAATTACCCACATGGTTCCGCTTCCGACTCGCGTAACTGCGCTACGACAGGAGAAGGTGAAGCCGAAGAGTGTTCCCAAAAGTGTGAAAGTGGAAAGACTTATTACCCGAAAAGTTGAACCGATCGTGAGTGCCAGGGACTGTGAAGCGGATTTCAAACCATTGGCAGCAGTTCTGCAGGAGACGGTCAAAAGTTCGGACCTCAAACGGAAGTGGTTCAATGAGTTTCTATCGGAAAGTGACGAAGAACCGGTCAAGTGCAAACAATCGGTGCTGGCTGAAATGCATCATCAGCAACACTCGAGTGAGTCTCTGTCGAAACGGTTCGCTCTGGTCGAGAAGTTTGACAAGCAGCTGGAAGCTCTGGAACGCGGTAGAGCCCGATTTAGTTCACAGGATTCCATGGAAAGTGTAAATATTTTCAAGAAACCCAGCGCGGACTTCGACGAGTTTGACACCATGTTCGACGGGGATCGTAAACCACTCGAAAGCATACGAAAAAATGTGACCTTGAACGATCAGATCGTCTACATCAACCGGAAGTCCAATCTACGTTTCTCGTCCTCGTCGTTTGATTCGGAAGGAAAGCCTCCGGTTCCGTCGCCGCCGCCTCCCCGTTCCCCGCCAGTGGATCACCTGCCGACGAAGAGTACGGTTCAGATCCAAGACGATAAACACTTACAGCGAGTCCGATACGTCACATCGCCATCACCGTCGCGATCCTTCGACGTGGACAACAATAATTTAGTGCTTCCTTTAAATGTAATTAACAGTACTGATGTAGGAAAATGTTTTACCGAGCAAACCGAACCACCAAagatgacgatgacgacgacgacgaatcaAAACGGTCTCGGCTATTATAGAACCTATAACCAATCCAGTAACGACCATATCCCGTGTAATCTCAATAACAATACTCAACCTAACTATAGTGAACCCGGCACAGCCACAATTGGAAGTGGAACCAGCAGCGCTAGTGATGGCAGTGTTTTCATCGTGGGTGAAACGTTCAAGCGTGCGACGACGGAACCGAACATTCAACCGGAAACGGTTCCGATCAGACGCTATGTCAACTACAAGTTCGACGATTTCGGTCACACCGACAACGACGGTAGTAGTAGCAGTGACGGGAAAGCCGTAGCTCCGGTGGAACCACTGGCAACACTGGTGGAACCGTTGCGAACACGGCCCCTTCGAACGTTCAACATTTACGACTTTCACGCCGACTGCTACAACGAGGAAGGGGTCGTGATAATTTAG